From a region of the Candidatus Brocadia sp. genome:
- a CDS encoding zf-HC2 domain-containing protein: MTCTEAMKHFHEFVDRELDKSHYLVVKEHIDDCDDCQRRYQFEMDVRSLVKTCCVKITAPAYLYDRILKGIDFAEADDRAEAGKERRHQRKVSIPFLSFRSYAIAASILISITGGIFYYTNYYQPDSITIVDNAIKNHVVAVNDNLVFNEKTSVVDNINKYLGNTINTRLGNSSPFLSTKQIGMREGMPARVYGTSSPCVIFDKGGNKLSLQVVRKGGFPITNLERTRVGHKEFYIGNRRGFNSVLWEEDGVTYCLTSDLNKSEMLRFAATLTSQ; encoded by the coding sequence ATGACGTGTACCGAAGCTATGAAACATTTTCATGAGTTCGTGGATAGAGAATTAGATAAGTCTCATTATCTGGTTGTGAAAGAGCATATTGATGATTGTGATGATTGCCAGAGAAGATACCAATTTGAAATGGATGTCCGGTCTTTAGTGAAAACCTGTTGTGTCAAGATAACAGCCCCTGCATATCTCTACGACAGAATTCTCAAGGGTATCGATTTTGCCGAAGCAGACGACCGGGCGGAAGCCGGCAAAGAGAGAAGACATCAAAGGAAGGTATCCATCCCGTTCCTTTCCTTCCGTTCCTATGCTATAGCAGCCTCTATCCTCATTTCCATAACAGGTGGCATCTTTTATTATACTAACTACTATCAACCCGATTCCATAACTATTGTTGACAACGCAATAAAAAATCATGTGGTCGCAGTAAATGACAATTTGGTGTTCAATGAAAAAACTTCTGTGGTTGATAATATTAATAAATATCTTGGAAATACAATAAATACCAGGTTGGGCAATTCGTCCCCCTTCCTCAGCACGAAACAAATCGGCATGAGAGAAGGGATGCCTGCCAGAGTTTACGGCACAAGCAGTCCGTGTGTAATTTTTGATAAGGGGGGAAATAAGCTGTCACTCCAGGTTGTACGAAAAGGCGGCTTTCCCATTACGAACCTCGAAAGAACCCGCGTAGGGCATAAAGAATTTTACATAGGAAATCGTCGGGGCTTTAATTCCGTATTGTGGGAAGAAGACGGTGTCACCTATTGTCTTACCTCTGATTTGAATAAAAGCGAGATGCTACGGTTTGCCGCAACCCTGACCTCTCAATGA
- a CDS encoding DnaA/Hda family protein has protein sequence MKETLASRVMSGMIVKIDKPDYATRLLILRSKAASFDVHFPEEVLEFIAERFEDNVREVESTLTTLSACAKFNEKNIDIHLASDVLGEFFLAEGKIVKINEIEAAILSYFNISRNELHSSKKIKSISFPRQICMYLIKTLLN, from the coding sequence TTGAAAGAAACGCTTGCGAGCCGGGTTATGTCAGGAATGATTGTCAAGATAGATAAGCCTGATTATGCAACAAGACTTTTAATTTTGAGGTCAAAGGCCGCAAGTTTTGATGTGCATTTTCCTGAAGAAGTACTGGAGTTTATTGCAGAGCGATTTGAAGATAATGTAAGGGAAGTTGAAAGCACGCTGACAACACTCTCGGCGTGTGCCAAGTTTAACGAGAAAAATATAGATATCCATTTGGCCAGTGACGTTCTGGGAGAATTTTTCTTAGCGGAAGGGAAAATCGTTAAGATTAATGAGATTGAAGCGGCGATTTTAAGTTATTTCAACATCTCACGCAATGAGCTTCATTCGAGCAAAAAAATAAAATCTATCTCCTTTCCACGGCAAATATGCATGTACCTGATCAAGACGCTCCTCAACTGA
- a CDS encoding sigma-70 family RNA polymerase sigma factor — MRDDNTRRREFEEHAMAHVDSLYNMALRMVFNKEEAEDLVQETYLKAYRFFDTFQKGTNLKAWLFKILRNTFINNYRKTASMPGEIFFDDIESIQISAPNEEATKSGEAVDTLEKKYNDLGSLLDDEVKSALDSLPIEYREAILLSDVEELSYKDISEITNVPIGTVKSRLNRGRGLLQKSLLAYAKDRGFIKREK; from the coding sequence ATGAGGGATGACAATACGAGAAGAAGAGAATTCGAAGAGCATGCAATGGCACACGTCGATTCCCTTTATAATATGGCGCTCAGAATGGTATTCAATAAGGAGGAAGCCGAGGACCTCGTTCAGGAAACGTATTTAAAAGCATATCGTTTTTTCGACACCTTTCAAAAAGGAACCAACTTAAAGGCATGGCTTTTCAAGATTCTGAGAAATACCTTTATAAATAATTACCGGAAAACGGCAAGTATGCCGGGTGAAATTTTTTTCGATGATATTGAGTCGATTCAGATAAGTGCACCAAACGAAGAAGCAACCAAGTCCGGTGAGGCTGTCGATACCTTAGAGAAGAAGTATAATGACCTGGGCAGTTTGCTGGACGACGAAGTCAAGAGTGCCTTGGATAGCTTACCCATTGAATATCGCGAGGCTATCTTGCTTTCCGATGTAGAAGAATTATCGTATAAAGACATTTCAGAGATTACAAATGTGCCCATTGGCACGGTAAAATCAAGACTGAACCGGGGCAGAGGATTGCTACAAAAAAGTTTATTGGCATATGCGAAAGACAGGGGTTTTATTAAGAGGGAAAAATAA
- a CDS encoding cyclase family protein, with protein MKPPFYDVTLTISDTLITWPADPAVSIRKTSLISRGDPCNLSELTFGSHCGTHIDAPYHLKENGISVDHIPLDTLIGNAKVFEIKNKEKIDAENLKSLEIEKCERVIFKTINSTYWKHSAFIEDFVYLTQAAAAYLAMHNVKLVGIDYLSVDKFDRVHADVHHILLNKGIIIIEGLDLNEVKPGEYELIALPLKIKDGDGSPARVVLRGHS; from the coding sequence ATGAAACCGCCTTTCTACGACGTAACACTTACCATTTCTGACACGCTCATTACATGGCCTGCTGACCCTGCGGTTTCCATTCGAAAAACAAGCCTGATTTCCCGCGGTGACCCGTGTAATCTGTCCGAACTGACTTTCGGCTCTCACTGTGGCACCCATATCGACGCCCCGTATCACCTTAAGGAAAACGGTATTTCTGTTGACCACATTCCCCTGGACACACTTATCGGAAATGCGAAGGTATTTGAGATAAAGAATAAAGAAAAAATTGATGCGGAGAATTTAAAATCATTAGAAATAGAAAAGTGCGAACGGGTTATTTTTAAGACGATTAACTCTACCTATTGGAAACACTCGGCATTTATCGAGGATTTTGTCTATCTGACCCAGGCGGCTGCCGCATATTTAGCGATGCATAACGTGAAATTGGTCGGGATTGATTATCTGTCGGTCGATAAGTTTGACCGTGTGCATGCAGACGTCCACCACATACTTTTGAACAAGGGTATCATTATCATTGAAGGGCTTGATTTGAATGAGGTAAAACCGGGGGAGTACGAACTGATCGCGTTGCCATTGAAGATAAAGGACGGTGACGGCAGTCCGGCGCGGGTCGTTTTAAGAGGGCATTCGTAA
- a CDS encoding class I SAM-dependent methyltransferase, translating to MLVGPAHLWKMKRDFQIRFLKDMGLKPEYYLFEIGCGTLRGGIPLIDYLQDGHYFGDEVRATVLDEGQKELREARLEGKNPTFLLSPDISQLTVDRKFDYIWAFSVLIHMSDKILNDTLAFVSSHLSKEGAFYANVNIGERKEGHWQGFPLVARTFDFYSQACTTNGLVVSDIGPLKKFGHVSNVEPQDNQRMLRITKNGPTRCCA from the coding sequence ATGCTGGTAGGACCTGCACACCTCTGGAAGATGAAACGTGACTTTCAGATCCGATTCTTGAAAGATATGGGACTAAAGCCTGAGTACTATCTTTTCGAAATCGGCTGCGGGACTCTCAGAGGAGGAATACCGCTGATTGATTACCTTCAGGATGGCCATTACTTTGGAGATGAAGTAAGGGCAACGGTACTTGACGAGGGACAAAAGGAATTAAGGGAAGCGAGGTTAGAAGGAAAAAATCCAACGTTCCTGCTGTCTCCAGATATTTCACAGCTTACTGTTGACAGGAAGTTCGATTATATCTGGGCGTTTTCGGTATTGATTCACATGAGTGACAAGATACTCAATGATACTCTTGCTTTCGTGAGCAGCCACTTGTCAAAAGAAGGAGCTTTCTATGCCAACGTAAATATCGGCGAAAGAAAAGAAGGCCATTGGCAGGGGTTCCCCCTTGTTGCAAGGACCTTTGATTTTTACAGTCAGGCGTGCACCACGAATGGTCTAGTAGTCTCTGATATCGGACCTTTGAAAAAATTCGGGCATGTCTCAAACGTAGAACCACAAGACAACCAAAGAATGCTTAGAATAACTAAGAATGGCCCAACAAGGTGCTGCGCCTGA
- a CDS encoding DUF488 domain-containing protein gives MRKGTSEKPAVILTIGHSIHTLEVFIRLLCAHEVKHVVDVRTVPRSRRNPQFNRETLPDSLKAVGIRYTHMAGLGGLRHPRPDSPNIGWRNASFRGFADYMQTPEFEKNLETMIALAGCERIALMCAESLPWRCHRSLIADALLVRNIQVEHIMSEKKRQPHKLTPWAVVRGIRITYPPDAAQIDPGTGKES, from the coding sequence ATGAGAAAAGGTACTTCAGAAAAACCTGCTGTTATCCTAACCATAGGTCATTCCATACATACCCTGGAAGTTTTCATTCGTCTCTTGTGTGCTCACGAAGTGAAACATGTCGTGGATGTGCGTACGGTGCCGCGCTCCAGACGCAATCCGCAATTCAATCGCGAAACACTGCCAGATAGTCTGAAAGCAGTTGGTATACGGTATACTCACATGGCAGGACTTGGAGGCCTTCGCCACCCGCGTCCCGATTCACCAAACATCGGATGGCGAAATGCGTCGTTCAGAGGCTTTGCCGACTATATGCAAACACCGGAATTTGAGAAAAACTTAGAAACCATGATTGCATTGGCGGGGTGCGAGCGTATTGCATTGATGTGCGCTGAGTCTCTGCCTTGGCGCTGCCATCGCTCCCTCATTGCCGACGCGTTATTGGTCAGAAATATTCAGGTTGAACACATCATGAGTGAAAAAAAGAGGCAACCCCATAAGCTTACCCCATGGGCTGTGGTACGTGGCATCCGCATTACGTATCCCCCGGATGCAGCTCAGATCGATCCTGGAACCGGAAAAGAAAGTTGA
- the corA gene encoding magnesium/cobalt transporter CorA, with amino-acid sequence MVKLIKKRSRKAGLPPGSLIHIGEKKTEEVKIAIIEYDEAHFHEQTARSVEECFPFKDKNRSTVAWINIDGIHEGEILGKLGEGFGLHPLIVEDIMNTDQRPKCEDFDAYYYVVLKMLHCNGKDGEIISEQVSLILGSNFVISFQERAGDVFRGIMDRVRTNKGRIRKMGADYLAYCLLDAIVDNYFIIMETLGEKIELLEDELVSNPTPKVLRTIYHLKRNMILLRRSVWPLREVIGGLERGGSLLMRESTRIYLRDIYDHTIHIIDTLETFREMIAGMLEIYLSSISNRVNAVIKVLTMIATIFMPLTFIAGIYGMNFKYLPELEWRWGYPMVLLIMACVTATMVYFFKKKKW; translated from the coding sequence ATGGTAAAACTCATCAAAAAAAGATCGCGGAAAGCCGGTCTTCCGCCAGGCTCGCTGATTCATATTGGGGAGAAAAAGACTGAAGAAGTAAAGATTGCCATCATCGAGTACGATGAAGCGCATTTTCATGAACAGACGGCGAGGTCAGTTGAAGAATGTTTTCCCTTTAAGGACAAGAACCGGTCCACCGTGGCGTGGATCAACATCGATGGGATTCACGAGGGTGAGATATTAGGAAAACTTGGTGAAGGTTTTGGGCTGCATCCACTCATTGTGGAGGATATCATGAATACTGATCAGCGTCCCAAGTGTGAGGATTTTGATGCATACTATTATGTCGTTCTCAAAATGTTGCATTGTAACGGCAAGGACGGTGAAATTATCTCTGAACAGGTAAGCTTGATTTTAGGGTCAAATTTTGTCATTTCATTCCAGGAGCGGGCGGGTGACGTTTTTCGTGGGATCATGGATCGGGTCAGAACGAATAAAGGCCGCATAAGGAAAATGGGCGCTGATTATCTTGCCTATTGCCTGCTCGACGCAATTGTTGACAACTACTTCATTATCATGGAAACCCTGGGAGAAAAGATTGAATTGCTGGAGGATGAGTTGGTCAGCAACCCGACTCCTAAGGTTTTGCGCACCATCTATCATCTGAAAAGGAACATGATTTTATTGCGCAGATCCGTATGGCCATTGCGGGAGGTAATTGGTGGCCTGGAACGAGGGGGATCTTTACTGATGAGGGAATCTACCAGAATTTATTTAAGGGATATCTATGATCACACCATTCATATCATTGATACCCTTGAAACCTTTCGGGAAATGATTGCGGGAATGCTCGAGATTTATCTTTCAAGCATTAGCAACAGAGTAAACGCCGTCATAAAGGTGCTTACCATGATTGCCACCATATTTATGCCACTTACCTTTATTGCCGGCATTTATGGGATGAATTTCAAATATCTGCCGGAGCTTGAATGGCGCTGGGGATATCCGATGGTTTTGCTCATAATGGCATGCGTAACTGCCACCATGGTCTATTTCTTCAAAAAGAAAAAGTGGTAA
- a CDS encoding DUF2309 domain-containing protein: protein MSDKIEHAIEHTRHLLPDQGPLPFFVHHNTIHHFESYDFFEGVKQAGRTYGAKSFMSEEEFLLAFQQGRITASVLYKEIKEYIRNHHLNIPPDILFNLMTEKPRVRREPGARILQFVNDTAYQRPGYYKEAIQITHNQNIDELMEPVLFRFFPSYFDLGLAYWLMPHREKGLWYCFCESYSKSGFFRPKFLKTLNRIVSEAKRYPYDEATTLLLKRLAIPDEHLDDYLFSILYRYRGWTGTIKSLEEVPDWIPSHDIKASLKEVVPVILVVELAAIESICELISLKIPVYKPMPLYDPYFIASLVNALGIKHGDTYPREVTHFTGENLLEIWQRSYEDTFYDQFLTTYRKGAIEEKPEYKLPNYQVFCCLDEREESFRRHLERIDSGAETLGTAGHFSLDMKFKAAPDKHYRKMCPHPLVTPSVQVYEEAAKLEDSMPKKLQLYGEAQWAITQSSKTLFGGFVHTIFSGILDFPPFILDVLSPKYSSKLRRYLAAHKSRTRLVYKKETHENEKGWDLQGRIARATGILKGAGFSDNFSPYVFTLGHGSSSLNNPHEAAHDCGACAGGRGAPNARLFAAICNEPEVRAGLAKNGVIIPDSTRFIGGYHNTCSDEVLFFDLPNPIEPRLQTYLDTIRRAAALDAKERCRRFDAVRTDLSEKGFADYAQGRSMDITQPRPEYGHCTNALAIVGPRHLTRNLFLDRRVFLTSYNYTVDPEGKFLRNILGAVGPVCAGINLEYYFSFIDNEHYGCGTKLPHNITSLVGVMNGHYSDLQLGLPWQMVELHEPIRLILLVCCKVETMETILGEAFGYTGQPGHFQCLVKHNWITLAIHDQEQEKLFLWKEGRFVPFEETADVPKYKGDDQRFFLEQGHLLFGQII from the coding sequence ATGTCTGATAAAATTGAACATGCTATCGAACACACAAGACATTTGTTGCCCGATCAGGGTCCGCTGCCATTCTTTGTTCACCACAACACCATTCATCACTTTGAATCTTACGACTTTTTCGAAGGCGTTAAACAGGCAGGGCGTACGTATGGCGCTAAGTCGTTTATGTCCGAAGAGGAGTTCCTCCTGGCGTTTCAACAAGGACGCATCACGGCGTCTGTTTTGTACAAAGAGATCAAAGAATATATAAGGAATCACCATCTCAATATCCCGCCGGACATTCTCTTTAATCTCATGACGGAGAAACCCCGTGTGCGAAGAGAGCCAGGCGCCAGGATTCTGCAGTTTGTAAATGACACTGCATATCAGCGCCCGGGTTATTACAAAGAAGCGATTCAAATCACCCACAATCAGAATATTGATGAACTGATGGAACCGGTTCTCTTTCGTTTTTTCCCCTCGTATTTCGACCTTGGCCTGGCCTATTGGCTTATGCCGCACCGGGAGAAAGGGTTGTGGTATTGTTTCTGTGAAAGCTACTCAAAGAGCGGTTTCTTCAGGCCGAAATTTCTCAAGACACTGAACCGGATCGTCTCCGAGGCAAAACGATATCCCTACGATGAGGCTACCACACTCTTACTGAAACGTCTGGCCATTCCCGATGAACACCTGGACGACTACCTGTTCAGCATTCTGTATCGTTACCGGGGGTGGACTGGCACCATTAAATCACTGGAAGAGGTGCCGGACTGGATTCCAAGTCACGATATTAAAGCCTCATTGAAAGAGGTTGTCCCGGTGATTCTCGTTGTTGAGCTTGCGGCGATTGAGTCCATATGTGAGCTTATAAGTCTGAAGATTCCCGTCTATAAACCAATGCCATTATATGATCCCTATTTTATCGCTTCTCTGGTAAACGCCCTGGGCATCAAACATGGCGACACATACCCCAGAGAGGTCACACATTTTACCGGTGAAAATCTCCTGGAGATATGGCAGCGCTCCTATGAAGACACCTTTTACGATCAATTTCTTACAACATACCGCAAGGGAGCTATCGAGGAAAAGCCGGAATACAAGCTTCCGAATTATCAGGTCTTTTGCTGCCTGGATGAACGCGAGGAATCTTTCCGCAGACATTTGGAACGAATAGATTCCGGCGCAGAGACCCTGGGGACGGCCGGACATTTCAGCCTCGATATGAAATTTAAGGCAGCGCCGGATAAGCACTACCGCAAGATGTGCCCACATCCTTTAGTAACACCGTCGGTACAAGTCTACGAAGAAGCGGCGAAGCTTGAGGACTCGATGCCTAAAAAATTGCAGCTTTACGGGGAGGCGCAATGGGCAATTACGCAATCATCCAAGACCCTTTTTGGGGGCTTTGTCCACACGATTTTCAGCGGAATTCTGGATTTCCCGCCGTTTATCCTGGACGTGCTCTCACCAAAGTATAGCTCAAAGCTGCGACGGTATCTGGCGGCGCATAAATCCAGGACGCGGTTGGTCTACAAAAAAGAAACCCATGAAAATGAAAAAGGATGGGATCTGCAAGGGCGGATCGCCCGCGCCACGGGCATTCTCAAAGGCGCCGGGTTTTCGGACAACTTTTCACCTTATGTATTCACGCTGGGTCATGGTTCGAGTAGTCTCAACAATCCTCATGAAGCCGCCCACGATTGTGGGGCGTGCGCCGGAGGGCGCGGCGCACCGAACGCGCGCCTTTTTGCAGCCATTTGCAACGAACCTGAAGTTCGCGCAGGGCTTGCAAAAAATGGCGTCATCATACCGGATTCGACCCGGTTCATTGGTGGATATCATAACACCTGCAGCGACGAGGTGCTATTTTTCGATCTCCCCAACCCTATCGAGCCGCGTCTGCAAACGTATCTTGATACGATTCGCCGTGCGGCAGCATTGGATGCGAAAGAGCGCTGCAGGCGCTTTGACGCAGTCAGAACGGATTTATCAGAAAAAGGATTCGCCGATTATGCGCAGGGACGCTCGATGGATATTACCCAGCCACGCCCGGAATATGGCCACTGCACCAATGCACTGGCTATTGTGGGCCCACGGCATCTGACGCGGAATCTTTTTTTAGACAGGCGCGTATTTTTGACCTCTTATAATTATACGGTAGATCCTGAAGGGAAATTCCTGAGAAACATCCTCGGCGCAGTTGGCCCCGTATGCGCGGGAATAAACCTTGAGTACTATTTCAGCTTTATTGACAACGAGCACTACGGCTGCGGCACCAAATTGCCTCACAACATTACCTCACTGGTAGGGGTAATGAACGGACATTACAGCGACCTTCAGTTGGGATTGCCATGGCAGATGGTCGAACTCCACGAGCCTATCCGGTTGATTCTGCTTGTCTGCTGCAAGGTCGAAACAATGGAAACCATCCTCGGTGAGGCATTCGGCTATACCGGCCAACCCGGACACTTTCAGTGTCTGGTGAAACACAACTGGATTACCCTCGCAATCCACGATCAGGAGCAGGAAAAGCTGTTTTTATGGAAAGAAGGACGTTTTGTGCCATTCGAAGAGACGGCGGATGTACCGAAATACAAGGGCGACGACCAACGGTTTTTCCTCGAACAGGGTCATCTTTTATTTGGCCAAATTATCTAG